The nucleotide window AGCCGCGGCGGCGCCCGCGTCGTCGAGGAGCCGGTCTTCTTCCGCGAGCGCGACCACGGACGGACCAAGCTGGGCCTGCGGGACATCGCCGAATACCTGCTCGTCATCTGGCGGCTGCGGCTCGCCGATCTGTTCCGCTCGCGCGGGACGTGAGCGAGACGCCCGACAGCTAGCACCCCGCGTCTCGATAGGCCATTGGTGGGACGCTATTGGATTACCAAATAGCTTTGGAAGTTACTATTGTAACGCTCTAGGATAGGGGCTGTAGCACGACGGCGCGCGCTACGTGCACGGCGCCAATGACACCGGGAGGCCCCTTTGTCCGAGCTTCGCCCCGACGCGTTGCCCCCACCGTCCGAGTCCTATGTTCAAGAGTTGGAGCAGCACCTGCTGACGGAGTTCGGCGGGCGCAACGCTCGCATCGAGCGGCTGCGGCGGCTGCGATTCATGGAAGAGCCGGTCGACATTCCGGCGGCCTACCGGGCCACGACGCGCGAGGTGCGGACGCCGCTGGCGCGGGAGCAGCTCAAGCGGGTCGTGGGCAGCCTGACCGCCAACCACCCGACCATCAGCGTGCCGCCGGCCGACCAGACGCCGGAGAGCCGGGCGAATGCCTCCCGCCGCGAGCGTTGGACGGCCGCCGCCCTGCGGCGCATGAAGAACGACGCCGGCCGCGACATCTTCGGCATGTTCGTGGACGCGCTGGTGGCCGACGGTACCGGCGTGATGAAGCTGGTCTACGTCCCCGAGCGGTGGACGGGCTATCCGCGCCGCGGCGACGGCGGTCCCGAGACCGACGCCGGCTTCAACGAGCGCTCGACCCGCTTCAAGCGCTCGGCCCCGTTCCCGCTGGCCTGGCGCGACGTGGACGTGCTCACCTTCTATCCGCTCATCGGCGACGACGGGATCGAGGCCTGCCTGGAGATCGCCGAGCGCCCGAAATGGCTCATGATGCGGCGCTACGGCCTGGTGGAAGACCGCCGGTCGGGCCGCCTGGCGCCGGCGGGGAGTGAGTCGGCGAGCGAGGGTCCCGCGGCCGCCGCCGGCAGCGTGCGCGTGGTCGAGTATTGGGACCGCGAGCACTTCGCCTACCTCGTTGACGGTCATCTCGTGCGGCGCGGCCGCCACGCCTACGGCGCGGTCCCCTACGTGATGGCGCACGGGAACCAGTCGCCCAGCCGCGATCCGGCCAAGGCCGGCGAGTCCATGCTGGCGTCGGTGGAGCATCTCGTGCCGCTCCTCGACCGGCTGCTGACGATGAAGCAGAACGCGGTGCACCTCTACGCCTATCCGACACCCAAGCTCACCGGCTTCGCCGGCGGCAACGGCGCGCTGGGCGACGACGGCCGTCCGCCGCCGATCGAGTTCCGGCCGGGCGAGATTCTGCCGCTGTTTCCCGGCGAGGATCTGAGCCTGCTGCAGTGGTCGGGCACGCCGCCCGATCTGGATGAGCTGATCGCCCTCACGCGTTCGATGATCGATCAGGCGGGCGTGCCCACGGTGCTCTTCGGCATCGCGCCCGACGGCAATACGAGCGGCTACTACCTGAACCAGCTGATCAACGCGGCGCGCCTGTCGTTCAACCAGATCACGCGGCACGCCGAGCAGGCGCTCGAGCGCATCGTGCAACTGGCCTGGCGCCTGGTCGAGCACCGGGTGCGGGAGACGGTCTACGTCTACGGCGACGAGGACGCCGCGTGGCTGGGCCTGTCGCCCCGCGATATCAACGGCTACTACGCGGTACGCGCCAAGCTGGAGGCCCTGGCCCCGGCGGACGAGATTGCCCAGGGCACCTACGCCGCCAACCTGGTGGCGGCCAAGCTGGCGTCGCGGCGCTGGGCCATGCAGGAGAAGCTAGGCATCGCCAACGCGGCGGAGATGCAGGCGGAGATCCTGCGCGAGGAGATGCTGGACGATCCGGAGGTCCGGCGCGAGCTATGGCGCCGAGATGGCGGCGCGGCGGCGGATATGGACCGTGCGGCAGAGAGGGCGGCATCGTGACGGCGGCGAGACGGCGGCCCTCGCCGCATGAGTTCCCGTCCCGGTTTCGCGAACTGGCCGAGGAGCACACGGATCAGATATGCACGGCCGTCATCGACAAGGCGCGCGACGGCGAGCGCTGGGCCACCGAATTGGTGATGCAGTACGCCTTCGACCGCTCGGCCGAGGCGTCCGAGGACGCGCTCGTGAACCTGCTGGAGGAGATTCGCGCCCGCCTCGCGCACAGCGCGTGAGGCCCGTGCCGGAGTCTGGTAGGGGCGGTTCGCGAACCGCCCCCGGGCGCCACGCCGTGGATTCTGCAGCGGCCTGAGTGAAGATGTGGACAGCGCGTGAAGCGCTGTGGCGGCGCATCGGCTACGCGCCGAGTGCCGAGCAGCGGCAGGCGCACGACTCACCCGCGCGCATTCGCCTGATCGCCGGCGGTGAGCGCGCCGGCAAGAGCCGCAGCGCCGCCATGGAGCTGTTTGGCCGCTGCCTGGAAGGCCGGCTCTACTGGCTGGTGGGCCCGGACTACGAGCTCTGCCGTCCCGAGTTTCGCTACCTGGCGGAGGCGTTCGGGGCGGTTGGCGCCGTCGACAGCCTGAGCTTTCCCAGCTCGGAGCAGTGCCGGCTGATGCTGCGCACCGGGGCGCGGATCGTGACCAAGTCGGCCCGCGATCCGGCGCGGCTGGCCGGCGAGGCGCCCGACGGAATCCTGGGCTGCGAGGCGGCCCAGCTGCCCTATGAGGTCTACCTGCGGCTGCGGGGCCGCGTGGCGGAGCGCCGGGGCTGGCTGTGGCTGAGCGGCACCTTCGAGGGCTCGCGCGGCTGGTACGCCGACCACTTCAGCGCCTGGCAGGTGGTGAACGCCGACGGCGCGGCGTCATTCTCCATCCCCACCTGGTCCAACCGGGCGCTGTTTCCAGGCGGGCGCGCCGACGCCGAGATCGAGGCACTCGAAGCGACCTATCCGGCGGCGGTGTTTCGGGAGCGGTTCGGCGGCGTGCCCTGCCCGCCCGCGACCCTGGTATTTCCCGAGTTCGAGCCGGCGAGGCACGTGGCCGCCGTCGATCCGGCCACTGTCGAAACTGTTGAGCTTGCGATTGACCCGGGCTACGCGGGCGCCTATGCCGTGCTCGCGGTCACCGAGGCGGCGGGCGTCGTGCGCGTGATCGACGAGGTCTATCACCGCCGCATGGTGGCCGCCGAGGTCATCGCCGAGTGCAAGCGGCGCTGGTGGTGGCCGCGCGTGAGCGGCGGGGTGATCGACGTCGCCGGACGTCAGCACCACGCCAGCGCCAGCCAGGTCGAGATCTGGCAGGCCCTGGCCGGGTTGCGCCTGCGGTCCCGCCCGGTGCGGATCCAGGACGGCATCGACCGGCTGCGCACGTTTCTGCGCGACCCGGCCAGCGGCGAGCCGCGGGTCACCGTGGCGCCGGCCTGCCGCGCGCTGATGCAGGAGTTCGGCAGCTACCGCTACCACGAAGCGCGGGACGACCGCCCGATTTCGGAGCTGCCCATCGACCGCGACAACCACGCCATCAAGGCGCTGGCCTACTGGCTCTACGACCGCTTCGGTCCCGTGGCGCGTCCGCGGCGGACGTACCGGCCGTTCGCGCTGGTGGGATAGCGGCCTATCCGCCACCAGCAGCGTCGAGCTACCGCTCCGAGCCATCGCCGCCGTCTGAGTCGGGCCGGCGGCGTTTCCTCGTATACCTATCCGCCCAACCCGACCGCTCGGCTGCGGCGATCAGTTCGGCCAAGAGGTCCGGATTCACCGCATAGCGCGTATTCCGTCCCTTGCCCGATCGCACGGCGGCGCCACAGGACACCAGGTGCGTCAGGTCCGCGTAAGCGGTGGATGGGGACGCGCCGATCAGGCGCGCGTACATGGAGCTGGACACGGAGCCCGTGTCGATGATGTACGTCAGGCCCAGCGTCTGCCGTTCGTTCAGCCGCGTGCCGAACTCGTCCCGCCAGGCGTCCTGACGCCCCTTGAAAGACACGACAAAGTGCTCGAGCATCGCGGCGGCCGTGCTCAGGGCGTCGGTGTGGAACGCGGCGAACGGCGTCGCATCGACCGCGGACTGGAAGTCCAGACCGTGCGTGTCGCGGAGCGCCTGGTAGTAGCCGTCGCGGTTGCGCCAGATCACCACATTCAGCACCAACATGCCCTCCGCCGACCAACCCGCCTGGTGCAGGATCATGTCGGCCAGCAGACGGGCCGTCCGACCGTTTCCCTCCTCGAATGGGTGGATCAAGACCAGGCCGGCGTGCGCCAGCGCCGCGATGATCGGCGCCGGATAGTTTTCCTCGGCCGTCCAGCGCTGGATGTGGGCGACCAGCCGGTCCATCAGGTCCGGGACCCAAGCCGGCGGCGGCGGCCGATAGCGGATCTCGCGCGATTCCGCGTCCTCGATCAGACTGGGTCCGGTGCGGTACTGCCCACGGCGCCCTGAGGTTTCCTCCGGCAAGCCTTCGAGGATCAGCGAGTTCATGGCGCGCAGCAGTCCCTGGTCGATTCCCACCGTCGGGTCCGCCGCCAGCTGTTCCATTAGCTCATACGCGCCCCACAGGTTCGTCAGCTCGCGCTCCTCGGGTCGGACCGGATCGCCCTCGCCCGCAAACAGGACCCGGGCCTCTTCGTAGCCGAGGGGGTTGCCCTCCACCTTCGCGGAGGCGAGCGTGCTCAGATAGCGCGCACGCTCGCGGAAATAGGGCTCATAGCCGCTGGGGATCAGCGTGCGGACCTCATAGAGGCGCCGAAACAGAGAATCCGTGTCGATATTGCCGACATCCGCGGCTAGCGAGAGATCCATGCATCCACCAAGACATCAGCCCCTTCTGGTAAAGGATGACTCGATGTTTCGCGGTTGTCAAGGGAATACTCCATTGAGCCAATGCGATATTCCATTAGGTCGGGCTGCCGATCGTGGGCCGTCGGTCGCGGGGCTCCTGCCGAGGCTGCTCGGGCGCCCGGGCGATAGCGGTCTACCAGCCGGAGCGCACGGCATGGGTGGGCGTCTCCGCGTCGCGCTGGCGAGCGCGGACCGGGCGCGGCCATACTCAGTCGCACCGTCGGTTGCGGCGACTATCCGATTCGACTTCCGTTTGCGCGAGCGATTCCGCGCGGCATGCTGGTCTCCGGGCGTACTGTGACGCTGGCGGCGCGATGGCGGAGCTTGAATCGGTCGCCCGTTGACGCGAGCCCTGGCGGTGGCGCCATGGAGCAGCGCTCGCCGCGCCTCGACGTGGCTCGCGCGGCGGTGCTGGTGCTGCTGGCGGGCCTGTTCTATGCGCTTTCCTCGGGCGCCCATGCCTATAGCGTGGACGAGATCACCAACTACGCCTCGGCCCGGGCGCTGGTTGAATCCGGCAGCCCGGATTTGTCTGGCGAGCAGCCGTTCCCGCGCGAGCAGCTGCTGACGCTGCGGCACCCGTCGATGGACCGGTCCACCGGTCGCTACGGCCTGCTCTCGTGGGTGGGGATGTCGCCGGCCGAGCTCCTTGCGCGCTGGACCAACTCGCAGCCACCGCCCCCGTCGTCGACGTTTCCCCAGCCGAGCGCGGTGCGGCCGGTGGCGGCGCTGCTCTACGGGCCGACCATCGCCGCCCTGCTGGTGGGCGCAACGTTTCTGCTGGGGCGCAATCTTGGCCTGCGACCCCGCTATGCCGCGGCGGCGGCGACGGTGCTGGCGTTTGCCAGCCCCCTCTGGGTTTACGCCCAGGGGCTCGCCAACATCCCGCTCGCCGCGCTGTTCGGCGTCTTGGCGTTTGTCGCGGTCACCGGTTCGCGCTCCGGAGTTGGCGTATGGACCGTTGCCGGCGTCCTCGCTGGACTCGCCGCATTGACGCGACCGGAGTTCGTGGTCCTTGCGCCCGCAGTCGGCGTGTTGAGCATGCTGAACGAACGACCGCTGTCGCGAGTCGGTCTAACCCGCGGGTTCGCGTTTGCCGCGGCGTGGGCTGTCGTGGCCATCCCGGGCATCGGGCTCTGGAACCTCTACCGAACCGGCGACTTCTTCGATGTCGGCTATCGGACGGCGTCCATCCTCTGGCAGACGGACCGCGCCTATATCGGCATCTTCGGCGTGCTGGCCAGTCCCAGCTTTGGGCTGCTGGTCTTCATGCCCCTGGCCGCCGTGGGGGATCCTCGGCGCGACGTCGCGTCGGCCGGTCTGGCTGGTCATGCTGGCGCTGACGGTGCTGGCGGTTATCGGCTATGGGTCGTTCGACGACTGGTTCGGCGGCGTCTCCTGGGGACCTCGTTATCTCACCACCGTCACGCCGTTCCTGGCGCTCGGTGTGGGACTGGCGCTTCAGTCGGCGTCGGCGACTGTGGGCATGCGCCTGGCGACGCTTGGCCTCGCCGCGTGGTCGACCGGCCTGTCGGTGCTCGGCGTGCTGTTCGATTACCAGTCGGGCTGGCGCAATCTCTGGGACCACGGGGCGCGTCCGGAGCAGATCGAGTGGAATCCGCACTTCTCACTCATCGGCGCCCACCTGCGGCTGGCCCGCCAGTGGGTCGATGGTCTGATCGGGCCGGATCTCTTCGTGGTGCACCGGCTGGGGCTGTGGACGATCGCGGTGCTGGCGGCGGGATTGCTGGTGGTTCTCGGCCTCGCCTGGGCGATCGAGACTCGCGGCGCCGGCTGGCGCCGCGGCAGCGGCTGAACGACGTGGAGTTTGGGCCGCGCCACGGGGTTGTTCACTCCGCCGGCTGGTGCCCCTTTCGGCGTGCCGCGAACCGCCCGAAACCAAGCGGCCCTGGTCGGACGCTCTCCACGAGGACGAGTGGGATCAGCGTGATTGCCGTCAGCGCGACGACCGCGTCCGCCACCAGCAGCCACCAGCGTGCGTCGGTGGTGAGGAGCCGCCAAATCGCGGCCAGCTTGCTGAGCGTGGCCTCGGGCGCGCTGTAGGCGACAAACTCCAGGTTCTGATCCGGCCAGGCCAGCTCGCCGTTGATCCAGAGGCGACCGTCCTCGTAGCGGTCGCCGTTGGTCAGGCCAACGCCAAGCCCCGCGCCGGGTGCGACATCGGCCGCGACTTGCGCGGCCAGCGGCTGGCCCTCACCAGCTGTGAGTGGCGGTTGGAGCTCAATCATCTTCCAGCGCGGACAGTCGCCCACCGGGACCTCGATCGACCCCTCGGCAAGGGTGCGGTCGGGCGTGTCAAGGGGCGTGACGCGCACCGTGACCGCTCCGCCGTGACCTTCCCACTC belongs to Chloroflexota bacterium and includes:
- a CDS encoding Fic family protein, with the protein product MDLSLAADVGNIDTDSLFRRLYEVRTLIPSGYEPYFRERARYLSTLASAKVEGNPLGYEEARVLFAGEGDPVRPEERELTNLWGAYELMEQLAADPTVGIDQGLLRAMNSLILEGLPEETSGRRGQYRTGPSLIEDAESREIRYRPPPPAWVPDLMDRLVAHIQRWTAEENYPAPIIAALAHAGLVLIHPFEEGNGRTARLLADMILHQAGWSAEGMLVLNVVIWRNRDGYYQALRDTHGLDFQSAVDATPFAAFHTDALSTAAAMLEHFVVSFKGRQDAWRDEFGTRLNERQTLGLTYIIDTGSVSSSMYARLIGASPSTAYADLTHLVSCGAAVRSGKGRNTRYAVNPDLLAELIAAAERSGWADRYTRKRRRPDSDGGDGSER